Proteins from one Pelotomaculum isophthalicicum JI genomic window:
- the cobC gene encoding alpha-ribazole phosphatase — MTCRIYFVRHGETSWNTIMKIQGHSDVLLSDRGREQAGMLSQRLASDKIHCFYSSDLTRAYETARIIAQPHGMDVITTPALRELNFGVWEGMTVKEIEEAYPGQIKSWWNRPLDTRIPQGENLSEMAERCVNEVKKIIKKHDGEKVLVVAHGGAIRAIICSVLGINLNEQWRLFLDNACLNLIDFPQWEKGILKLLNDCSHLTTLKCCNG; from the coding sequence ATGACTTGCCGGATTTATTTTGTGCGGCACGGGGAAACATCATGGAATACCATAATGAAAATACAGGGCCACTCAGATGTCTTGCTATCTGACCGGGGGCGCGAGCAGGCGGGGATGTTGTCTCAACGCCTGGCCAGTGATAAAATCCATTGTTTTTATAGCAGCGATTTAACCAGGGCTTATGAAACAGCAAGGATTATCGCACAACCACATGGTATGGATGTAATTACAACTCCAGCATTAAGAGAGCTGAATTTTGGTGTCTGGGAAGGTATGACCGTGAAGGAAATTGAGGAGGCATATCCCGGACAAATAAAGAGTTGGTGGAACAGACCTCTGGATACACGCATACCTCAAGGGGAAAATCTGTCAGAAATGGCGGAGCGTTGTGTAAACGAAGTGAAAAAGATTATTAAAAAGCATGATGGTGAAAAAGTTCTAGTAGTGGCTCATGGAGGGGCGATTCGCGCTATTATCTGTAGTGTGCTGGGGATTAACCTTAACGAGCAATGGCGTCTATTCTTGGATAATGCCTGTTTGAATCTGATTGATTTCCCGCAATGGGAAAAAGGTATATTGAAGTTATTAAATGATTGCAGCCATTTAACAACGCTAAAATGCTGTAATGGTTGA
- a CDS encoding helix-turn-helix domain-containing protein, protein MDNMDFVTESRVPWSSEPSLKEMTGEVGVDFDRFIEDLKEDKTDVEIAAEFDVSEKMIYHLREHFYSHGLGSIEGQD, encoded by the coding sequence ATGGACAACATGGACTTTGTCACAGAAAGCCGTGTCCCCTGGAGCAGTGAGCCCAGTCTTAAAGAAATGACGGGTGAAGTCGGAGTGGACTTTGATCGATTTATTGAAGATCTTAAAGAAGATAAAACAGACGTTGAGATAGCTGCGGAGTTTGACGTCTCTGAAAAAATGATATATCACCTGCGGGAGCATTTTTACTCCCACGGCCTGGGATCGATTGAAGGTCAAGATTAA